The following coding sequences are from one Veillonella rodentium window:
- a CDS encoding GNAT family N-acetyltransferase — protein MQLYIRLACPEDIPACLDIYNYEVLNGVATLDLEPRTLAEWHEWFAEHNRDEHHPIIVGTVDDVVAGYASLSPYRMKDAFKSTVELSIYIHQDYRGKGIATKLMSYILDMAKGDESLHNVVSVITAGNEGSTKLHERFGFTYCGLTPQVGFKNGAYQDTETYSLLV, from the coding sequence ATGCAGTTATATATTCGGTTAGCCTGTCCTGAAGATATTCCGGCCTGTTTAGACATTTATAATTACGAAGTCCTCAACGGCGTGGCTACACTTGACCTGGAACCGCGTACGTTAGCGGAGTGGCATGAATGGTTTGCAGAACACAATCGTGATGAGCATCATCCGATCATTGTCGGAACCGTTGATGATGTTGTGGCCGGCTATGCGTCACTTTCACCATATCGAATGAAGGATGCATTTAAAAGTACCGTGGAACTGTCCATTTATATTCATCAGGATTACCGTGGAAAAGGTATCGCAACGAAATTGATGAGTTATATTTTGGATATGGCCAAGGGTGATGAAAGTTTACATAATGTGGTGTCCGTGATTACGGCCGGTAATGAAGGCAGTACTAAACTGCACGAGCGTTTCGGATTTACCTATTGCGGACTGACGCCGCAGGTAGGATTTAAAAATGGTGCGTATCAGGATACCGAAACATACTCATTATTGGTATAA
- the hisJ gene encoding histidinol-phosphatase HisJ: MNMKYERQFVGYSTYRSRLVDGHVHTELCPHGSGDRTAMMIEKAIELRIEKVCLTEHAPLPVGFASEYGGDMKALETASLKLNQVDAYLELGRQLQRAYGTHIDISLGFEVDYIPGYEADIQEFLDRYGPLTEENILSVHFMEGVDNAFYCIDYSPEEFERGFGPWIQKQFDLYYKYFATVHQAVRADLGEYTPKRIGHFDLIKKYQHHFGFEHHFDRRNAQMVSDILHIMRVQGRELDYNMSGFFKPDCQEMYPSRFIQGMAAVIGVPFVLGSDAHSVKDIERVWG; encoded by the coding sequence ATGAATATGAAATATGAACGGCAGTTCGTGGGATACAGCACATATCGCAGCCGTCTCGTCGATGGTCATGTACATACGGAACTATGTCCGCACGGCAGCGGGGATCGGACCGCGATGATGATTGAAAAAGCCATCGAATTGCGCATTGAAAAAGTATGTCTTACGGAACATGCTCCGTTGCCGGTGGGATTTGCGTCGGAATACGGCGGTGATATGAAAGCCCTCGAAACGGCTTCCTTAAAACTGAATCAAGTGGATGCCTATCTTGAATTGGGACGCCAGTTACAACGGGCATACGGTACGCATATTGATATTTCACTGGGCTTTGAAGTGGATTACATTCCGGGCTATGAAGCGGATATTCAGGAGTTTTTAGATCGCTATGGTCCGTTGACGGAGGAGAATATTCTGTCCGTGCATTTTATGGAAGGTGTGGATAATGCTTTCTATTGCATTGACTACAGCCCTGAAGAATTTGAACGGGGCTTCGGTCCGTGGATACAAAAGCAGTTTGATTTGTATTACAAATATTTTGCCACCGTACACCAGGCGGTGCGTGCCGATCTCGGCGAATATACGCCGAAACGAATCGGTCATTTTGATTTAATCAAGAAATATCAACATCATTTCGGCTTTGAGCATCATTTTGACCGCCGTAACGCACAAATGGTGAGTGATATCCTACATATCATGCGCGTTCAGGGCCGTGAACTGGACTATAACATGAGCGGTTTCTTCAAGCCGGACTGTCAGGAAATGTATCCGAGTCGATTTATACAGGGCATGGCTGCCGTTATCGGTGTACCGTTCGTATTGGGATCCGATGCACATAGCGTTAAGGATATAGAGCGCGTATGGGGATAA
- the hisG gene encoding ATP phosphoribosyltransferase: MVQQQLPTGFRDDVGALAERKDDMGRYVLDLCRNRGYTKISTPLMEYKDVFQGYAMGRQHMYEFLDGTAKSIVVRPDLTMPIGRFLATTNIELPRKFYYLGDVLGRTEKHRGGINQVTQGGIELVGYESMAAEQECIDLIKEVNQTQLKGALQLELGDARFAFAITDALGLSDDERTPLLDALFAKNLPLYESIIKVYENSALYPFLAVWPRLFGTIDEVLSELSGVILPAPAQRLWDALMEFGQSVEADGQAVRIDLSNQPPQSYYTGLTFRGFVDGVSQYIVSGGRYDKLLNNFDGNPVHAVGMAFNIDVLTDVSASVTSAVTSGSGKLRIALTKGRVEEQAVPLLEACGIDCEPLRNKARKLIIPLGDELEIILVKGGDVTTYLNNGVVDIGIVGSDVLDEQEQTSYQLLDLKTGQCQFILASLGGYNPKEGRRQRIGTKYPVVTKQYFGAQDVEIIKIEGSVELAPLVGLADAIVDITETGTTLRENNLEIFDRLQRISTRLVANPLALKQKRNTIFKLIDQLSEEINQ, encoded by the coding sequence ATGGTACAGCAGCAATTGCCTACGGGGTTTCGCGATGATGTAGGGGCTTTGGCGGAACGCAAGGATGATATGGGCCGCTATGTGCTGGATCTGTGTCGGAATCGTGGATATACGAAAATTTCGACGCCTCTCATGGAGTACAAGGATGTGTTTCAAGGGTATGCCATGGGGCGTCAACATATGTACGAGTTCCTCGACGGTACGGCTAAGTCCATTGTGGTTCGTCCTGATCTGACCATGCCTATCGGTCGTTTTCTGGCGACGACGAATATCGAGTTGCCGCGTAAATTCTATTATCTCGGAGATGTATTGGGACGCACCGAGAAGCATCGCGGCGGGATCAATCAGGTGACGCAGGGCGGAATCGAGCTCGTCGGGTATGAGTCGATGGCGGCTGAACAGGAATGTATCGATCTCATCAAGGAGGTCAATCAGACACAGCTGAAAGGCGCATTGCAACTTGAGCTGGGGGATGCGCGATTTGCGTTTGCTATTACCGATGCGCTGGGGCTCAGCGATGATGAACGAACACCTTTACTGGATGCGTTATTTGCGAAAAATCTTCCTCTTTATGAAAGTATCATCAAGGTTTACGAAAATAGTGCACTGTATCCGTTCCTTGCAGTGTGGCCGCGTTTGTTCGGGACCATTGATGAGGTGTTATCCGAATTGTCCGGTGTTATTTTACCGGCCCCCGCACAGCGGTTGTGGGACGCATTGATGGAGTTCGGTCAATCCGTTGAGGCTGACGGACAAGCGGTACGTATCGACTTATCGAATCAGCCGCCTCAATCCTACTATACGGGGCTGACTTTCAGAGGTTTTGTGGACGGTGTGTCTCAATATATCGTCAGCGGCGGTCGTTATGATAAGCTGCTAAATAACTTTGACGGTAATCCCGTGCATGCGGTGGGGATGGCTTTCAATATCGATGTCCTTACCGACGTGAGCGCCTCGGTTACATCTGCCGTGACGAGTGGATCCGGGAAGCTTCGTATCGCTCTCACGAAGGGCCGCGTGGAGGAACAGGCTGTTCCGTTACTGGAAGCATGCGGTATCGATTGTGAACCGCTCCGGAACAAAGCCCGTAAGCTCATCATTCCGCTCGGAGATGAGCTGGAGATCATTTTGGTGAAAGGCGGAGATGTGACGACATATCTGAATAATGGGGTCGTAGATATCGGAATCGTCGGCAGTGATGTGCTGGATGAGCAGGAACAGACGAGTTATCAATTATTAGATCTTAAGACGGGGCAATGTCAATTTATCCTGGCATCGCTTGGCGGATATAATCCGAAAGAGGGGCGTCGTCAGCGTATCGGCACGAAGTATCCCGTAGTGACGAAACAGTATTTCGGAGCTCAGGATGTGGAAATCATCAAGATTGAAGGCTCCGTAGAGCTGGCGCCTCTTGTAGGCTTGGCGGATGCCATCGTGGATATTACGGAAACGGGTACAACTTTGCGTGAGAATAATTTGGAAATCTTTGACCGGTTGCAGCGCATTTCAACACGGCTTGTGGCGAATCCGCTGGCATTGAAACAAAAACGAAATACCATTTTTAAGTTGATAGATCAACTGTCCGAGGAGATTAATCAATAG
- the hisD gene encoding histidinol dehydrogenase, which yields MKIYKESLDSMLSIVRNYTQQTTDMEIERRVYDIISDVRMNGDTALRAYSEKFDGVSIDTFRVPQADIDAAYESLPNDLKAALLKAKENITEFHSREIEQGFVDMDTPGIIRGQKVIPLARVGLYVPGGTAAYPSTIMMTALPAKIAGVKEIIMVTPPQKDGINPAVLGAAKIAGVDAVYQVGGAQGVAALAYGTETIPKVDKIVGPGNIYVATAKRQVFGQVDIDMIAGPSEIGVIADDSANPVHLAADLLSQAEHDARARAIMVTTSESLANAVSDEVERQLKTLPRESIARPAIENNSYIAVLNSVEDMFTVMNEVAPEHLEIQLPDPMSYMSLVQNAGSVFLGAYASEPLGDYVGGTNHVLPTSGTARFSSPLGVYDFVKRTSFTQFTKKRLQEVSKHITTLARTEGLEAHARAIEVRFE from the coding sequence ATGAAAATTTATAAGGAATCGCTGGACTCGATGCTTTCTATTGTGCGTAATTATACGCAGCAGACGACAGATATGGAAATCGAGCGGCGAGTGTATGATATTATCAGCGATGTGCGTATGAACGGAGATACGGCGTTACGCGCCTATTCGGAAAAATTTGACGGTGTCAGCATTGATACTTTCAGAGTCCCTCAGGCGGATATCGATGCGGCGTATGAATCATTGCCGAATGATCTCAAGGCGGCCCTTCTCAAGGCAAAGGAAAACATTACGGAATTTCACAGCCGTGAGATTGAACAAGGGTTTGTGGACATGGATACGCCGGGCATTATTCGCGGTCAAAAGGTGATTCCTTTGGCGCGCGTCGGTCTGTACGTGCCGGGCGGTACGGCGGCATATCCGTCGACTATCATGATGACGGCATTGCCGGCTAAGATTGCGGGTGTTAAGGAAATCATTATGGTGACGCCGCCTCAAAAGGATGGCATCAATCCGGCCGTGCTGGGGGCGGCGAAAATAGCCGGCGTCGACGCGGTGTATCAGGTGGGCGGCGCTCAAGGTGTGGCGGCCCTCGCATACGGCACGGAAACGATTCCGAAGGTTGATAAAATCGTGGGCCCCGGCAATATCTACGTGGCTACCGCAAAGCGCCAGGTGTTCGGTCAGGTCGATATCGATATGATCGCCGGCCCCAGTGAAATCGGTGTTATTGCGGATGACAGTGCAAATCCGGTGCATCTTGCGGCGGACCTTTTGTCGCAGGCGGAGCACGATGCGCGGGCTCGGGCTATCATGGTGACCACCAGTGAAAGCTTGGCAAATGCCGTGTCGGATGAGGTGGAACGTCAACTTAAGACGTTACCTCGTGAAAGCATCGCGCGTCCCGCGATTGAAAACAACAGCTATATTGCGGTGCTGAATTCTGTGGAGGATATGTTTACGGTCATGAATGAAGTGGCGCCGGAGCATTTGGAAATTCAGCTGCCGGATCCGATGAGTTATATGAGTCTGGTTCAGAACGCAGGCTCCGTATTTCTCGGTGCATATGCGTCCGAGCCGTTAGGGGACTATGTGGGCGGTACGAACCATGTACTCCCTACCAGCGGTACGGCGCGGTTCTCGTCTCCGTTAGGGGTATATGATTTTGTGAAACGCACATCTTTCACTCAATTTACGAAGAAACGATTACAGGAAGTGTCGAAACACATTACCACCTTGGCGCGTACCGAAGGCCTTGAGGCTCATGCGCGCGCTATCGAAGTGAGATTTGAGTAA
- the hisB gene encoding imidazoleglycerol-phosphate dehydratase HisB, whose product MIRTGTVQRRTAETDIIVEFALDGNQANSISTGIGFFDHMLTLFAKHGRFGLVVKANGDTYVDAHHTVEDVGLALGQALVKALGDKVGIERYGDAWVPMDEALTQVVIDLSGRPYLVFQGEWNTPVLGGNFETELVEDFFQALAMSGAMNLHVHNLYGRNTHHIIESMFKATGRALRKAVTINPDIVGVNSTKGTI is encoded by the coding sequence ATGATACGAACAGGAACGGTGCAGCGCAGGACTGCAGAAACGGATATTATTGTGGAGTTTGCCCTCGACGGCAATCAGGCGAACAGTATTTCGACGGGCATCGGCTTTTTTGATCATATGCTGACCCTCTTTGCGAAACACGGTCGCTTCGGGCTCGTTGTAAAAGCGAACGGCGACACATATGTTGATGCGCATCACACTGTTGAGGATGTGGGTCTTGCCTTGGGGCAGGCCTTGGTGAAAGCCCTGGGTGACAAGGTCGGCATCGAGCGTTACGGTGATGCGTGGGTGCCTATGGATGAGGCTTTGACACAGGTTGTCATCGATCTGAGCGGCCGTCCGTACCTCGTATTTCAAGGTGAGTGGAATACGCCTGTGCTGGGAGGTAACTTTGAAACGGAATTGGTGGAGGACTTCTTTCAGGCCCTCGCCATGAGCGGCGCCATGAATTTACATGTGCACAATCTGTACGGTCGCAATACGCATCATATTATTGAAAGCATGTTTAAGGCGACGGGCCGTGCCTTGCGTAAGGCGGTAACCATCAATCCTGATATCGTCGGTGTCAATTCAACAAAAGGTACCATATAA
- the hisA gene encoding 1-(5-phosphoribosyl)-5-[(5-phosphoribosylamino)methylideneamino]imidazole-4-carboxamide isomerase: MIFPAIDLQNGRSVRLYKGDFTQETVINPDPVAQAKAYEASGVGALHLVDLDGAKAGKPVNVDVVKAVRSAFTGILEIGGGIRDEAAVDAYLSMGVNRIILGSVALKNPEFTKRMLKKYGAERIVIGVDGKNGKVAAEGWLDQSDVGMSDLIEIMAEAGAKYFIVTDVDRDGTMEGANEDLLGDLQVKFPSVRIIASGGIRNMTDIEALEARGIMDSVVGKALYEGTITLEAIAERNKCNKRSNRRK; encoded by the coding sequence ATGATTTTTCCGGCAATCGATTTGCAAAATGGTCGCAGTGTACGCCTTTACAAGGGGGACTTTACTCAAGAGACGGTTATCAATCCCGATCCGGTGGCGCAGGCCAAAGCGTATGAAGCTTCAGGGGTAGGGGCTCTGCATCTGGTGGATTTGGACGGCGCCAAGGCGGGCAAGCCCGTTAACGTGGATGTGGTGAAAGCGGTGCGTTCAGCTTTCACAGGTATTTTGGAGATAGGTGGCGGCATTCGCGATGAAGCTGCGGTGGATGCATACCTCTCGATGGGGGTAAATCGCATTATTTTAGGCTCCGTGGCGCTGAAGAATCCGGAATTTACGAAGCGAATGTTGAAAAAATACGGCGCTGAGCGCATCGTTATCGGCGTGGACGGCAAAAACGGAAAGGTCGCCGCCGAGGGTTGGCTCGATCAGTCGGACGTGGGAATGTCTGATCTTATCGAAATCATGGCTGAAGCCGGCGCGAAGTATTTTATCGTTACCGACGTGGATAGAGACGGTACGATGGAAGGAGCCAACGAAGACTTGTTGGGAGACTTACAGGTGAAGTTTCCGTCGGTGCGCATCATCGCATCCGGCGGTATTCGGAATATGACGGATATTGAGGCTTTGGAGGCGCGAGGTATAATGGACAGTGTCGTAGGTAAGGCGCTTTACGAAGGGACAATTACGCTGGAGGCTATTGCGGAACGAAATAAATGCAATAAGCGAAGTAATAGACGTAAATAG
- the hisF gene encoding imidazole glycerol phosphate synthase subunit HisF, with protein MLAKRIIPCLDVDDGRVKKGVNFVNLVDVGSPVDIAASYEQQQADELVFLDITATVDARTTMRDVVQNISAKVFMPLTVGGGIKSIEDMTALLKAGADKVSLNSAALADPQLISAGAQKFGNQCMVVAIDVKTDEDTGEWYVYTHGGRNRTEKKALEWAKEAVSRGAGELLVTSMDKDGTKSGFDIALYKAIESVVDVPIIASGGAGTVQDFIDLFEQTGVTGALAASIFHFGEIKIPELKAELRKCGIPVR; from the coding sequence ATGTTAGCAAAACGGATTATCCCGTGTCTCGATGTGGATGACGGGCGCGTGAAAAAGGGCGTTAACTTTGTGAACCTTGTGGATGTAGGAAGTCCCGTGGATATTGCTGCGTCTTATGAACAGCAGCAGGCGGACGAGCTCGTTTTTTTGGACATTACGGCCACCGTCGATGCCAGGACGACCATGCGCGATGTTGTGCAGAATATTTCCGCAAAGGTTTTCATGCCACTTACCGTGGGCGGAGGCATCAAGAGTATTGAGGATATGACTGCCTTGCTGAAAGCCGGTGCCGATAAGGTATCCTTAAATTCGGCGGCGTTGGCTGATCCGCAGCTCATCAGCGCGGGTGCTCAAAAATTCGGTAATCAATGCATGGTAGTGGCTATTGACGTGAAAACCGATGAAGACACGGGCGAATGGTATGTATATACTCACGGGGGCCGGAATCGAACAGAGAAAAAGGCTCTTGAATGGGCGAAGGAAGCGGTATCGCGCGGCGCCGGAGAATTGCTGGTGACGAGCATGGATAAGGACGGTACAAAGTCGGGCTTTGATATTGCGTTATACAAAGCCATCGAATCGGTTGTGGATGTGCCGATTATCGCATCCGGCGGTGCCGGAACGGTACAGGACTTTATAGACCTCTTTGAACAAACCGGCGTAACGGGGGCTCTCGCAGCATCCATATTTCATTTCGGGGAGATCAAAATACCGGAACTCAAGGCGGAACTGAGAAAATGTGGTATTCCCGTACGGTAA
- the hisI gene encoding phosphoribosyl-AMP cyclohydrolase → MKPDFDKGNGLLPTVVQDVRTKDVLMVAWMNEESFHKTLETKETWFWSRSRGELWHKGATSGHVQRVVKMALDCDGDTLLVQVKPQGPACHTGRTSCFFNDVEL, encoded by the coding sequence ATGAAACCTGACTTTGATAAAGGTAACGGTCTCCTGCCGACGGTTGTGCAGGATGTCCGTACAAAGGACGTTCTCATGGTGGCGTGGATGAATGAAGAAAGCTTTCACAAGACCCTGGAAACGAAGGAGACGTGGTTCTGGTCCAGATCGCGTGGGGAGTTGTGGCATAAAGGCGCTACAAGCGGTCATGTGCAGCGGGTTGTGAAGATGGCACTTGATTGTGACGGCGATACGCTGCTCGTTCAGGTGAAACCGCAAGGGCCGGCCTGCCACACGGGACGCACCAGCTGTTTTTTTAATGATGTTGAGTTGTAG
- the hisE gene encoding phosphoribosyl-ATP diphosphatase translates to MARQTLSELYDIIRRRKAAPKEGSYTNYLFDKGLDKILKKVGEEATEVVIAAKNENKQELIYETADVLYHLLVLLVEKEIPYEAIEAELASREGIVSKTTDRPEITNL, encoded by the coding sequence ATGGCACGGCAGACATTGAGCGAATTATACGATATTATCAGACGGCGTAAAGCGGCGCCGAAGGAAGGGTCTTATACAAATTATCTTTTTGATAAGGGACTCGACAAGATTCTGAAAAAGGTAGGCGAAGAGGCTACGGAGGTTGTCATCGCCGCGAAGAACGAAAATAAACAGGAACTCATCTATGAAACGGCTGACGTATTGTATCACTTGCTGGTGCTGTTGGTGGAAAAAGAGATCCCTTACGAGGCGATTGAAGCCGAATTGGCGAGCCGTGAAGGGATTGTGAGCAAGACAACGGATCGGCCGGAGATTACGAATTTATAA